The following nucleotide sequence is from Streptobacillus canis.
TATTATTACTCTATCTGCATAATTCAAATGTTTATATTTAGCTTTTTTATTATTTTCTAAATTTATGTTATTATTAGTCATGGGTATACAGTTCCTTTCAATGAATTTAGTCGTTTATGATTGTACTGTATATCAACTTTTTTTTAACTTATATTTTGGACACTTACTATTTTAATTTAGGTTACTTAATACATTATCACATTTAAGTTGACATATTTAGTTATTAGTAATATAATATAGTGTAAAAATATAAAATGAGATGGAGGAATTGGTATGCAAAAAGAAAGAGTCCTTAAAGGTCTTTTAAAAAGAAGAGTAAGCATTACTAAAGCATTATTAGTTACTTTCCTTATTACTGGTGGATTATCATTAGCGGGTACTATAGGAGAAGCACAAAACGAAATTGATACAAATAATAAATTGACTGCAGGAACATATACTGGTGAAAGTTCAGGTTCAATAATTTTAACTAAGACTGATACATCTTTTGAAGGTGATGTTAAATTTAATGTTGTATCAACAGGTGAAGAAACACGTTTAGATTTAAATGGACAAAATGTAAAAGTAAATTCATTAGTCGTTAGAATTAATCCAAAAGAAGGAGCACATTCAAGACCTAAGGGTATATGGCTTAGAGGTAATTCTAAAGCTACTATTGAAAATTTAAATGTAGATATAGCTTTAAGATCTAAAATAACTGGTTCAAAATATTCTGCAGATTCAAATGCATCTTATGGTGTTGCATTAGGAATTAATGAAACTGTACATGGTGCTGGAGATGGTAGTGGTGAAACACATTTAACAGTAAATAATATGAATATTTCAGTTAAAAATACAGAAGATACGATTTTAAATGTATATACCGTTAGTAAAAGAGTTTCATTTGGTCCATTTTCTTTTAACGTAAATGCAAGTGTAGATTTTACACATCAATTATCAGGATTAAGATTGGTTAGATTACAGGGAGATAAAACGACATTTATTTCTAATGGTGAAACAAATATAAAAGTAGAAGATGTTTCAGCTACTAAATCAGGAGATTATCTAGCAGGTATATTTATATCTGGAAATGAAGCAAGTGCAACTTTTAATGGACATTCTAATATTAAAATAATTGGAGAAGGAGTAAATTCTGCAGCTATAAAAATAGGGAAACCTGGTGAAAGTTTTGAAAAGAATATGGCACCAAAAGTAATCTTTAATGGTAAAATGAATATAGATACAACAAAAGCAAAAAATTCACCTGCAATTAGATTATTTACAAATAATGTAAGTTTAGAAGTTACAGGTAAAAATAATGAAGAAGCTTCAGTAATAAATTCAGGAAATACTGCTATTGCATTTGATGTTCAGGATTATAGACTTTTTTTGTAGGACCTTTTGGAAAATCAGAAGTAAGTAGAAATTCAAATGCTACTGGACAAAGTGTTAAACTTAATAATACTGAAATAAGAACTATGTCTGAAACAGACAGTTTAATATTAGTTAAAGGTATGAAAACGTTAGATGGATCAGCAGGTGAAGCTAGAAAATTTGAAGCTTCATTAAATAGTGGTGAAGAATTTACAAATAAAGATGCTACTTTTGAACTATCTGGAGAAAAATCAATAGCAAAAGCAGCAACTAATGGTTGGTTAATTGAAGCAACTGGAACGAGAACAGCTTCATCATCTTTAACAGCAACTATTAAAGATAAAGCTATGGTAGAAGGATTAACAAGTAAAGATTTTAGTTCAAGATTAGATATTAATTTAGAAAATGAAGCTAAATGGACATTAAGAAATAAAGGTAATATTAATAGAACTTCTTTTAATAATTTAACTATAACAAATTCTATTCTTGATGCATCTAATATAAATAAAGAAGATAAAGCAGAATATGATTTACATGCAACAATTGATAGTGTTACAGAAAATGGTAAAGTAACTAATGCAGGGACTATTACACTTGATAATGGTAAATATGAAGATAAATTAACATTAAACGGTACTTATAAAGGAGATAATGGTAAAATACTAGTAAATACTTTATGGAATGAAACTAGTGGTGTAAATGGAGAAAATTCTAAGTCAGATTTATTTGAAATTACAGGAGTAGTTGAAGGAAAAATAGAAGTAATAACAATAGGTAGTAATAAGTCTGAAAATATGATTGATGGATTAGTTGGAGCTGATGAAGGTGATGAAGGACATAGAAGTGCTATAGTTATCAAAACACCTGAAGGGACAGCAGAAGGTGCATTCTTTGGTAAAGCAAAAACTGAAAATGAAACAGAACTTGAATTAAAATCAGAAGTAAAAGATGGTAATAGATTATTCTTTTGGGAAATTACTAAATTAGGTAATAACGAACCAGACTTATTCTTAGTTGCAACTAGAGAAAACATGGAACAATCTAGAAATATATTTGGACGTTTAAATGAAAGAAGAATACAAACTAAACTATTTAATATAGGTAAAGATACTAAATATCCTATGGCTTGGTTTAGATTATTTGGTGGAGAACATATACAACATTTAAGTAAAAAAACGAGTTATATGGACGGAACTATAGGAATGAATGTTGGATTTGATTATCATATTGATCCTAAAAAAGAAAATTTAACAGGAGTGTATTTTGGATATTCTAATTCATTTAAACATGTCATGAATAAACTTTCAAATGAGTATAAAGGTAAGGTTACAACTAATATGTATTCTCTTGGATTTACTAATACTTATGAGATAGAAAAATTCTATGCTGATGCAGTAGTTCAAGTTTCGGCACTTAGAAATGAGTATAAATTTAAAAATGATAAGAAATATAACAATACGGGAGTAATTTTTACAGGTTCACTAGAAGTAGGATCACCAATATATTTTGAAAACAATAAAGAAAGAGATGAAAAATATATAGTAGAGCCACAAGCACAAATAATATATCAATTTGGTAAAAATATGGATATAGTAGAACAAAAAATTAGTTATGGATATTCAAATTCAATCACAGGAAGAATGGGCTTAAGACTTGGATATTCAATATCAAATTACAATAAATATAAAAATGGTATGGGATATGCTCTATTTAATGTTTGGGGACAATGGACTGATGGAAATAAAGTTACTCAAGGTAAGAAAGAATATGTAACAGATTATGCTAAAGTTTGGTTAGAAGCAGGACTTGGAGCAAATATACCAGTAACTAAGAATGTAAGTTCTTATTTTGAAGTAAGTCTTGAAAAATCAGTTTATGGTGGAAATAAATATGGTGGAAAAGGAACTATAGGATTTAATATAGAAAGATAAAATATATTTGAAAAATCTTTATTGATGTTGAAATATTACATTAAATAAAGATTTTTTATTTACTTTAAAATTTTTTTGTTGATTTTTGTTTTTTGTGTGATGATACCTGAGTTTGCCTCGGAAAATGACAAAATAGATTCTATGAAAGCTTTTAAAAATACTACCAAGAATCTATTTTCAATATTTGATATTATGTTACTTAGTTGAAAGAAGATATTTCTTTTTTAAGTTTTAAAACATCCATATTATTGTATATTTTAGGTTCAATATTAAGATTTAAAGCTTTTAAAATTATATCTAAATCTTTATCATTAATATTAACCATTCTGTCTAATAAACATAGGTCTAATATTAATAGTGCTTTTAAGTATTCTAAATTTTAATTAAATTATGATATTTTTCTATAATATTTAAAGCAGACATTTCAAGTTCAGAGGGAACTATTAAGTAATATACCATAAGACTTTTATATTCTCCAACCTTATCAGTATCAAAAAAATTCTTAATATTGATATTATTTTACCTGTTTTTTCATTTATTGCTTCTTTTTTGAAAGATTTAGCAAGAAGTTTTTTACTAAATTTAGTAGTTCTAAAATCTTTAGAATTTTCATTTAATTCTTTTTTTATAGAATTTTCTACTCCAATAGCCAACTTGTTTTTGAGCAGGAGTTGGATATCAATTTGATAAATTAGAATCAAGAAGAAAAGATATATTAACATTACAAAGAAATGGAAATATTAATTTACTTGATGAGAAAGTTTATGAACATAAATTAAAAATAGAAAAAATAGAAAAAGTGTTAGAAACTTTAAAAAAATAAATTAATATTTAAAAGGTTATTTTTTCTTTGAGAAGATAACCTTTTTATTTGTTTTAATCACAGCTATTTATATTAAGATAAATTTTTGATATAATATAGAAAATCATTTCCGTAATGAAATGGAAAAAGATGTAATTGAAAATATTGATTTTTGAGGTATATTTATTATAGAAAGGGTAAATTATGGAAAATGAGTTAAAACTAATATATAGGATATTAATGGATGGAAATTTTCATTCAGCAATTGAACTATCTACCCATCTTAAGCTTTCTGATAAAACATGTAGAAAGTATGTAAAGGAATTATCAGAATTACTTAAAAAACATGATATTAATATAATTTCTAAAACAAGATTTGGATATAAACTTGAAGGAGAAATATTAAAAGAAAATGAAATCTTTGATAGAGATCATTCTAAAATTCCAATAACAGCAGATGAAAGACAAAATTTTTTAATAGATAAATTAATTTATGAAGATAATTATCTTAAGCTTGAGGATATAGCAGAAAAAATATTTATTAGTACAAAAACTTTATCAAATGATATAAAAAAAATAGAAAATACAATAAAAGTTCATAATTTAAGTATAGATAGAAAACCATATTATGGTTTGAAAATTGTAGGAGAAGAATTAAATATTAGAAATTATTTAATAGATGGTTTAGAAAAAAGATTGAATGAAAATAAGTTTCTTGATAAAAAATCTAAATATAGTGTAACTGACATCGCAAAATATACTTATAGTTTTTTAAAGACTAAAAATGTTAAAATTTCAGATATATCATTACAAAATCTTGTAGCTGCAATATATGTAACCTTTCATAGAGTCCAAGAAAATAAGAGAATTAAAAATATTGATATATCAAAAAATAATCTTTTTTTAAGTAAAAGAGATCATATTGAAGAATGTATGAATGAATTATTTAATAAACTTGGATTTAAACTTAAGTTAGATGATAGAGATATAGATTTTATAACTATACATTTTTTAACTACAGAAACTCTTACATATAAATCACTTAAAACAGAAGATATAAATGAAGTAAATGATATTATACAAGAATTATTATATTTCGTGAAACTAACATTTAAAATAGATCTATATAATGATGATGACTTATACAAAAATCTATATACTCATATCTTAGCATTGTGTATAAGAATAAGATTTGGTATTAGAGTTAAAAATCCATTATTAGATGATATCAAAAAGAATATGCCACTTGAATATAATGTTGCAACTTATGTATGTAATTTAATTTCAAAAAGATTTGATGATATTCCATTATCAGAAGCAGAAATAGGCTATATTGCTGTAATATTACATATGAGTAAGGGAATAAATGTTAATATATCAAGTAAGAAAAATGTATTAATAGTTTGTCCAAGTGGAAGAGGTGTATCAAAATTTTTAATATATACGTATAATAATTTATTTTCAGAATATATAAACATTGTTTCATCTTGTGGTGAACATGAATTAATGGATACAGATCTTGAAAATATAGATGTGATATTTACACTTACTGATTTAGAAACGAAAGTTAATAAGCCAGTGTATAAGATAAATTACTTTCTAAATGATGAAGATGTTTTAAGAATAAAAAATATACTTAAAGATAATGACAATTTCTTGAAGGAAGTACTTCCTGAAGAGTTATTTGTATATGTAGATAAAGAAATGAATAAAGATGAAATAATTACTTTAATGTCAGAAAAACTTAAATTAATTCCTAATATGAAAGAAAATATTGAAGAATTAATACATAAAAGAGAGAAACTAGGGATGACAGAGATTTCACAAGAAGTTGCTATCCCTCATCCAACAGAGGTAATTAGTAATGTAAATGTAATAGGTGTTTGTATTAGTAAACATCCAGTAAGATGGTTAAACAATGCTGTAAATATTATATTATTCTTATGTTTAGATAATAAGAATAATAAGAATGAAAAGATATATGAATCATTTACAAAAATAGTAGGAGATAAAGAAATAATAAAAGATATCTTATCAAATCCTACATACAATTATTTTATAAACATACTAGAAAATTTAGGAGGAAAATAGTAATGACTTATGATGAATTAAGTGAATATGCAATGCAGATAATTGCAAATTCAGGAATGGCAAGATCAAGTGCTATGCAAGCTATACAATTTGCAAAAGCGGGGGATTTTGAAAAAGTACAAGAATGTATGAAGGAAGCGGATAAATACTATTTAGAAGCTCATGAAATACAAACAGACTTAATAGTTAAGGAAACATCAAGTGAGGAAAAAATAATATTAAATTTAATTATGGTTCATGCTCAAGATCACTTAACTATGGCACTTTTAACTAAGGATTTAGCAAAAGAAATTATAGAACTACATAAAAAATAGGAAGGATGATTAAAATGGTAAAAATACTTTTAATTTGTACAGCAGGTATGTCTACTAGCTTTTTAGTAGAAAAAATGAAAAAAGAAGCTGAAACTAGAGGTTTAGAAGTTGAAGTAACAGCAACTCCTGAAGCTAGTGCTGAAGAATTTGTAGGTAAAGTTGATGTTGTTCTACTTGGGCCACAAATTAAATATTTAGAAAATGAAATTAAAGGAAAATTTGAAGGTACTCCAGTTGCAGTAATCAACATGATGGATTATGGAATGATGAAAGGTGACAAAGTACTAGATCAAGCATTATCACTAAAATAAAAAAATATAAATAAGGAGAGAGACACATGAAAAAATTTATGGATTGGATGGAGCATCATTTTGTTCCAACAGCAACGAAAATTTCTTCTCAAAGACATTTAGTTGCAATTAGAGACTCTTTTATTGCTATATTACCAGTTACTATGGTTGGATCTATAGCAGTATTATTAAACGTATTATTTAGAAATATTCCTAATGAATATGGATTCCCTGGTGTAGCAGAATTCATGGCTCCATTAATTAATATTAATGGTGTTGTTTGGTTCGGTTCACTTGCTATTCTTTCATTAGTGTTTATAGTTGCATTAGGATACAATGTAGCTTCAGGATACAAAGTAAATCCTTTAGCAGGATCTTTAGTAGCTGTTGCATCATTTATCTTATTCTTACCACAAGAAGCTAGATTCATGGCAGAAATTAATGGTGCTATGCATGAAGTATCATCTTGGGGATTCTTAGACTTCAATAAATATTTAGGAGCTACAGGATTATTCCCTGCTATGATAATAGGTTTCTTCTCAACAATAATTTATAGTAAATTAATGTTAAACAAAGTAACTATTAAATTACCTGATTCAGTTCCACCTGCAGTAAACAAAGCGTTTGCTTCAATAATACCAGGTGTTTTAGCTATATATGCTTCAGCAACTGTATCATATTTAATCACTACTTATACAGGACAAACTTTAATAGATATTATATCTAAATATATACAACAACCATTATTAGAATTATCACAAGGTGCATTTACAGTTATCTTACTGGCATTCTTAGTACAATTATTCTGGTTCTTTGGATTACATGGACACAACGTTCTTGCTCCAATCTTAGATGGTATTTACCAACCAGCTTTACTTGCAAATGCTGAACACATTGCAAAAGGTGGAACTGTTGAAACTTTACCATACTTATGGACTAGAGGATCATTTGATGCTTACTTACAAATGGGTGGATCAGGAATAACTATAGCTTTAATTATAGCTATCTTCTTATTCTCAAAAAGAGAAGAATATAGAGCGGTTGCAAAACTTGGATTACCTATGGGTATGTTCAACATTAATGAGCCTATGATATTTGGTATGCCTATAGTACTTAACCCACTATATTTAATACCATTCTTATTAGTTTCAACTTTAGGTGCAATAGTAGCATATACTGCAACAGTATTAGGAGTAGTTCCTCCAGTATTCGTTCAAGTACCTTGGGTATTACCTCCAGGTATATATGCATTCTTTGCAACAGGTGGAAGCTTCATGGCAGCATTAGTTTCATTATTCAACGTATTCTTAGCGTTTGTAATATGGACACCATTTGTTATCTTAGCAAATAGAGTAAAAGAAGATTAATATTAGGGGTGGGTAAACCACCCCAAATTTCAAATAAAGGAGGCAAGGATTATGAAATCATGGCCTATGTTTGTAATTACACTTGGAACACTAGCTATAGCTACTTATCCAATAAGTAATAAATTAATTACCCTTCTAATGGGTTTAACATTGATAATATTAGGAATAATATTTTTAACTAGAGGTAATAAAAAATGAGAGTAGAAAAGAATATAAAAGTTTCTTCAAAAGAATTTTTTGATTTTTTAATTGAAAATTTAAGACAAGAAATGAATATTAAAGGTAAGATAAAAGAAGGTATGAGATTTAGTGTAAATCTGAAAACTAAAACTAATCAAGTAACTAAAAGTACAGCAGAGATTATGAATTTAACTCCAAATGAAAGATATACACTAAAATATTATTCTAGTTTAGGAGAAAATATAGTTGATTATCAAATTAAAGAAATAAGTAGTGATGAAATAAAGATAATATATGATGAAATATATATTACTAATTCTACTATGCAAAGATATAATCAAATGTTTGTAGAATTCTTTTATTCATTCTTCTTAAAAAGAAAGAAAAAGAAAATGTTAAAAGCAGTAGAAAGTTATTTAATAAATAAGAGAACGGAGGCTAAAAATGATTAAATTTCCAGAAAATTTTTATTGGGGTAGTTCAATAAGTGGAGAACAAAGTGAAGGAAGATTTGAAGGTGATGGTAAAGGACTTACAACTTGGGATAAGTTTTTTGAAGTAGAACCATATAAATTCCATAATGGTATAGGACCACAAACTACTACTAGTATGTATAAATATTATCTTGATGATATTAAATTATTAAAACAAACAGGACATAATACTTATAGAACATCTATTTCTTGGGCAAGATTAATACCTAATGGAATAGGTGAAGTAAATGAAGATGCTGTAAGATTTTATAGATCATATTTTAGCACTTTAAAAGAAAATGGAATAGAACCATTTGTAAATTTATCACATTTTGATACTCCTCTTGTATTAGAGAAAAAATTTGGTGGATTTGTAAGTAAAGAAGTAGTAGATGCATATGCTAAATACGCTAGAACTTGTTTTGAATTATTTGGAGATATAGTTAAAACTTGGTTTACTTTCAATGAACCTATAGTTTCTGTAGAATGTGGATATTTAAAACAATACCATTATCCAATGGAAGTTGATTCTAAAAAGGCTGTGCAAGTTGCATATAACTTAGCTCTTGCATCTGCAAAAGCAATAAAAGAATTTAAAAAAGTGATTAAAGATGGACAAATAGGGATAATTTTAAATCTGACACCTGCATATCCTAGAAGTAATCATCCTGCAGATTTAAAAGCAGCTAGAATAGCAGAACTATTTGCAAATAAGAGTTTCTTAGACCCTGCAGTAAGAGGAGAATATGATAAGGAATTAATAGAAATAGTTAAAAAACATGATTTATTACCTGATTATACAAATGAAGAATTAGATATAATAAAAAATAACAAAGTTGACATTTTAGGTATAAACTATTATCAACCATTAAGGGTTAAAGCAAGAGATTCTAAACCTAATGATGAGGCACCATTTATGCCAGAATACTATTATGAACACTTTGTAATGCCAGGAAGAAGAATGAACCCTCATAGAGGATGGGAAATCTATCCTAAGGGACTATATGATATTTCAATAAATATTAGAGATAATTATGGAAATATTCCATGGTTCGTAGCTGAAAATGGTATGGGAGTTGAAGGAGAAGAGAAATATAAGGTAGGAGACATGATACATGATGACTACAGAATAGAATTCTTCAAAGAACATTTAGAATGGTTACATAAAGGTATATCTGAAGGAGCAAATTGTAAGGGATATCTAGTTTGGACAGCTATAGATTGTTGGTCATGGCTAAATTCATATAAAAATAGATATGGATTAATAGAACTAGAATTATCAACAGCTAAAAGATATATTAAAAAATCAGGTTATTGGTTTAATGAAACTAGTAAAAATAATGGTTTTTAATATTTAAAGCTATAGCTTTAAGTTATAATTTTTTATTATTCAACCCCAAATATACAGTTTATAATAAATTAAAAAATGAGCAAAACAATAGATACGAATGAACTAGATACAAAAATATGAAAAAGTCTGAAAGGATAAATGATTTAAATTAAAATAGTAAGCGTTCAAAAATCTAACTAAGTTATATTTAATAGATATTCATAAATTTAATTATATATTAAAGCATTGAAAGTTTTTTTTGGATAGTTATTCATGAATTTTTCAATATTTTTAACATCTTTTTTGTTAAATGATTCATATACACACTACTATAACTATTTTTATATTATTTTTATTACTTTTTTAATCAGATAAGTAAAATACTAATTAACAGCTAAATCAAGAAACTTTTTGACAATTATAAACTTAGTTTAATTGTCAGAGTGAATAGGTATTATGACATGCTTTTTACTTTTAATTTTTTTAATAACATTATCATTAGTTTTAGAATTTGATAAACAAACAATATTAACTCTTGTAGTTATTTCACTAAGTGTAAATATAGATTTATCATATTTATTTCCAAATTGACTAACTTTTTCTATTTTTTATTACTCTTATTTTTGTAAATAATGGTATACTATTATTTTTTAAATTTAGAAATAAAAATATATTTTCATTAATGTAATTGTATAAAGTTTGAAATAAAAAATTAATTTTATGTTTATCTCTTAATTTTTTAAATGTAGCATAGGGATAATGTTTTTCTTTTAATAATTTTACGATTTTTTTAGTTAGTTTAATGTTATTATCAATGTTACTAGGTAAATTCTTATTAGTGATATTATTTCTTATATATTATAAGAATACACTAAAATTAAATTATGAAAGAAAGCAAGTTGGTTTATAGGTTCTCTTTTTATTTTTTGCACATGTACCTAAGATATTACTAATATTTTTGATACAATTATTAAAAAAATATTTGTTATTTAATTAAATTCTTTATTTTATCTTGTTTTAGTTTAGAAAATATTACTGTTTTATTTTTAATATTTATGTTATTATTAGTCATGGGTACATAAATTTTTAAATTATTTATTGTTTTAATTTAAGATAAGTTTAATTTTTTATGTCAATTAAAAATGAAAATGTTTCATAAAATAGAAAATAAGAGTCCCTAAATTTAAAAGTAAAAGCTTTAATAATTAGGGACTTTTAAATTAAATGTAATCGATATAATTTTCAATTTTATTATTTTTCTCAAGATACCTAATAAAAGATTCTCTTTTCCAAGGGTGAGAGATAGGTGGGATATATTTCTTTTTAACTTTAACATCAACCACATCATCAATACTAGCAAATAATCTATTATCAAAAGTTTTAATAACAAGTACATTAGAATTATATTTAGGATAAACTCTATTATTTTTATTATCAAAAATCCCATTGATGTATTATTAATATCAGTTGAGAACTTATTATTGAAGGCTTCAATGAACTGTGGTAGGAACATATTAGCACTTTCAATATTATTAATATTATTAATATTATTAATTCTCAACTCATTTACAAGGCGTGATTGAAGAGTGGAGAAGGCTCTTTCAACACGCCCTTTTGCTTGAGGGATAGAAGTAGTTTTTAAATCAATACCTAATCTATGACAAGCATAACCATATTGAGTAAAAGTATCATTTTCAATACTTTTATTAGATTTATTTTTATATTCAAAAACAGTTCTTTTATTAGTAAGAATAGAATAGGGGATACCATAATTAACAATCATATCATGTGTTATTTGATAGTATGCTCTAAGGGTTTCTTCTTTATAAAAATATGCAGATAGAATTTTCCTACTATGATCATCTATTGCTATATGTAGGTGAGCATAAGTTCCATTACAAAACCAATCGTGTTTAGAAGCGTCCATTTGAATTAATTCACCTGCATATTTCATTCTAGGACGTGTAGGTTTGGAGTTTATATATTACTTTTTTACTTTTAGATTCAACTTGTTTTTTTTCAATTAGTTGTATTAAATCTTTTTTAGTTTTTTATGAGCTTTAGGAGAAAGAATGAAAGCTTCTTTTAGTATTTTTGTTCATAAAGTTTAATTATTTGGTTTTTAATTTCATTAGATGTAGTAGTGGCAGGCTTTCTGTTTTTATTACCATGAGAAAAAGCAATTTTACCTTCCAATTTATATTTTTTTAATAATCTATTGATATGTACATTAGGATAACCTAAAATTACAATAGCTCTATTTTTAGAAATTTTATTTTCAGCTAAATCTTTAATAGTTTTATAGATATTATATTCTTTCAAATTTAAAACAACCTTTCTTAATTTCTTATTCATACAATATACCTTCTTTCTATATATTTTAAATATATTATTCAAAGTTATATTATACAATTAAATTAAATGTTTAGTAAATTATATGAAACATAATCATTTTTATTTATTTAATACATTATCATATTTAAATTACAGATAAGTTTAATTTTTTATTGACAATTGTTTATTTATATATTAAAATCTAAATGAAAATATTTTAAGAAGAATAGAGTAAAGGAGACTAAGTATGAAAAAAGTATTGATATTTTTTGGAATTATATCAAGTTTAATAAATGTAGCTGCTGTAGGTAATGCAAAAGTAAGGGTTGAGGGAACAATTGCATATGATAAACAATATATTGGAAAATTTCAAGGGGTTACAGCATCATTCTCTGTAATGCCAGAATGGAAAAAACAAATTAATAATAATTTTGATGTAACTTTTGGGACTAAAAGTTCTATAGGTGTTGGAGAGGTAATAATTAATGAAAAACAAAAAAATGTAATAAAAACTCATGGTTCAGCAAGTTTAAGTTTATATGGAGAATTAAATTATAAATTAAGAGATAATGTAAAAGGTTTTGTAGGAATTGAAGGTGGAATAGGAGCACTTTTTTTAACAGATTTTTCGACAGATAATCAGCCATCAGAACCACCAGTACCACCAGTACCACCAGTACCATCAGAACCATCAGAACCATCAGAACCATCAGAACCATCAGAACCACCAGTACCACCAGTACCATCACCAATACCATTACCAATAGAAGATGATGTGCTAGATTTGAGTCTTATTGATAATTTAGAAATGAATGATGATTCAAACAATGTTAAAAGAAAAATAGATAATGGATTAGAATTAGGATTATTAATTAAAGCAAGTTTAGGATTAAAAATAAAAGATAAATATAATATTGCAATATTTGTAGGGCATGGAAATAAAGGAATATCTGGAATAGAAATGGGATATACATTTTGAAAGAGTTACTTTGAATTAGTTGAAAATATGTAAGAGTTATATTATTATAATTCTCATATATTTTGAAAATCAATTAAATGTTATTTTCTAATTTATTTAAATTTAGATAAATTTTTATAAGAGTTATTGATTCTTAAAAGTCAAATTCTAAAATAGTTTTATATTTTAAATTTTTATAATTTAATTTTCATAAATAGATGATTATATAATATATTTCTTAAATATAGTTTTGTAAATTTTATTGCAAACTTGAAAATAAAGTAAAGATAAAATTTATTAATTACAAATTAAGTTGTTAAAATAAATTATAATAAACAAATGAAGTTTAATTTTTGAAAAACTTAATAAAAAGGTTAGTAATATA
It contains:
- a CDS encoding autotransporter outer membrane beta-barrel domain-containing protein codes for the protein MSETDSLILVKGMKTLDGSAGEARKFEASLNSGEEFTNKDATFELSGEKSIAKAATNGWLIEATGTRTASSSLTATIKDKAMVEGLTSKDFSSRLDINLENEAKWTLRNKGNINRTSFNNLTITNSILDASNINKEDKAEYDLHATIDSVTENGKVTNAGTITLDNGKYEDKLTLNGTYKGDNGKILVNTLWNETSGVNGENSKSDLFEITGVVEGKIEVITIGSNKSENMIDGLVGADEGDEGHRSAIVIKTPEGTAEGAFFGKAKTENETELELKSEVKDGNRLFFWEITKLGNNEPDLFLVATRENMEQSRNIFGRLNERRIQTKLFNIGKDTKYPMAWFRLFGGEHIQHLSKKTSYMDGTIGMNVGFDYHIDPKKENLTGVYFGYSNSFKHVMNKLSNEYKGKVTTNMYSLGFTNTYEIEKFYADAVVQVSALRNEYKFKNDKKYNNTGVIFTGSLEVGSPIYFENNKERDEKYIVEPQAQIIYQFGKNMDIVEQKISYGYSNSITGRMGLRLGYSISNYNKYKNGMGYALFNVWGQWTDGNKVTQGKKEYVTDYAKVWLEAGLGANIPVTKNVSSYFEVSLEKSVYGGNKYGGKGTIGFNIER
- a CDS encoding PTS sugar transporter subunit IIC, with translation MKKFMDWMEHHFVPTATKISSQRHLVAIRDSFIAILPVTMVGSIAVLLNVLFRNIPNEYGFPGVAEFMAPLININGVVWFGSLAILSLVFIVALGYNVASGYKVNPLAGSLVAVASFILFLPQEARFMAEINGAMHEVSSWGFLDFNKYLGATGLFPAMIIGFFSTIIYSKLMLNKVTIKLPDSVPPAVNKAFASIIPGVLAIYASATVSYLITTYTGQTLIDIISKYIQQPLLELSQGAFTVILLAFLVQLFWFFGLHGHNVLAPILDGIYQPALLANAEHIAKGGTVETLPYLWTRGSFDAYLQMGGSGITIALIIAIFLFSKREEYRAVAKLGLPMGMFNINEPMIFGMPIVLNPLYLIPFLLVSTLGAIVAYTATVLGVVPPVFVQVPWVLPPGIYAFFATGGSFMAALVSLFNVFLAFVIWTPFVILANRVKED
- a CDS encoding PTS sugar transporter subunit IIB codes for the protein MVKILLICTAGMSTSFLVEKMKKEAETRGLEVEVTATPEASAEEFVGKVDVVLLGPQIKYLENEIKGKFEGTPVAVINMMDYGMMKGDKVLDQALSLK
- a CDS encoding BglG family transcription antiterminator, with product MENELKLIYRILMDGNFHSAIELSTHLKLSDKTCRKYVKELSELLKKHDINIISKTRFGYKLEGEILKENEIFDRDHSKIPITADERQNFLIDKLIYEDNYLKLEDIAEKIFISTKTLSNDIKKIENTIKVHNLSIDRKPYYGLKIVGEELNIRNYLIDGLEKRLNENKFLDKKSKYSVTDIAKYTYSFLKTKNVKISDISLQNLVAAIYVTFHRVQENKRIKNIDISKNNLFLSKRDHIEECMNELFNKLGFKLKLDDRDIDFITIHFLTTETLTYKSLKTEDINEVNDIIQELLYFVKLTFKIDLYNDDDLYKNLYTHILALCIRIRFGIRVKNPLLDDIKKNMPLEYNVATYVCNLISKRFDDIPLSEAEIGYIAVILHMSKGINVNISSKKNVLIVCPSGRGVSKFLIYTYNNLFSEYINIVSSCGEHELMDTDLENIDVIFTLTDLETKVNKPVYKINYFLNDEDVLRIKNILKDNDNFLKEVLPEELFVYVDKEMNKDEIITLMSEKLKLIPNMKENIEELIHKREKLGMTEISQEVAIPHPTEVISNVNVIGVCISKHPVRWLNNAVNIILFLCLDNKNNKNEKIYESFTKIVGDKEIIKDILSNPTYNYFINILENLGGK
- a CDS encoding PTS lactose/cellobiose transporter subunit IIA, which translates into the protein MTYDELSEYAMQIIANSGMARSSAMQAIQFAKAGDFEKVQECMKEADKYYLEAHEIQTDLIVKETSSEEKIILNLIMVHAQDHLTMALLTKDLAKEIIELHKK